The Penaeus monodon isolate SGIC_2016 chromosome 5, NSTDA_Pmon_1, whole genome shotgun sequence genome window below encodes:
- the LOC119573549 gene encoding uncharacterized protein LOC119573549 translates to MKLTSHTLKIWERIIDRLRKKVSISEQQFGFYAQQGYCRRHFALRQLMEGQKQLYCVFTNLEKVYDRVPRVEVWNCLRMKEKNEKNFCLIQDMYLNSKMRMRCAESITDDFIVVVGLQKGSALSPFLIATLTDCLTGVYRMNLHGIYCFPMFLC, encoded by the coding sequence ATGAAACTGACCTCACATACCCTGAAGATCTGGGAAAGAATCATAGACAGACTGAGAAAAAAGGTGTCAATATCAGAACAGCAGTTTGGGTTTTATGCTCAGCAGGGGTACTGCCGACGCCATTTCGCACTGCGGCAATTGATGGAAGGCCAGAAACAGCTGTATTGTGTGTTCACAAATCTAGAGAAAGTCTACGACAGGGTACCCAGAGTGGAGGTTTGGAACTGTTTACgaatgaaggagaagaatgaaaagaattttTGCCTCATACAGGACATGTACCTAAACAGCAAAATGAGGATGCGATGTGCAGAGAGTATAACAGATGATTTTATAGTTGTTGTTGGTCTACAAAAGGGGTCAGCACTCAGTCCATTCCTGATTGCCACTTTGACAGATTGTTTAACGGGAGTGTATAGAATGAATCTCCACGGGATATACTGTTTCCCAATGTTTTTGTGCTGA